Genomic DNA from Telopea speciosissima isolate NSW1024214 ecotype Mountain lineage chromosome 2, Tspe_v1, whole genome shotgun sequence:
GATCTCACTAAGAATTGGCCATGGACAATGTATAATGTTTTTCTTATTAATAAACATTCTACAACTTTTTAAATCATTTCAGTCTATAAAATTAAGAAAGTAGAATGCAATTATAGCTCATAATATACTACTTCTTCAGGTAGGTTAACTAAAGTACCTACTAGAAAGATAAAGAATGTAAACAATATTTGTATTCGTAAGATATAGTCCCACAAATGTAAAATCTGTACCTTTCAACAATTTTCGTCCTTACTGAACAAAGAACCTGTAGTAGGTAATTTCACACAACTTAATAAACAGATACGAATGCAGCTTTAATATGATTTGGGTTTGATTCGAGTACGGTTCGATTCAAATTGGCTGGTAAACACCGtattgaatgaaattttagttttttaaaacccaaaccaaaatcgaattgAAATATTTCCTTTCAATATTAAAGTGGTCAGTTTTAGTTTGCGTTCTAAATTGACACTCTTAATTAGGACAACTGAGGCCTAAGGGGTTCTATGGACATACCTGGAAACATACATACGattgaatgtttttttttgggtagagtaTACGATTAAATGTAACATCATACGAATTTACTTGaatctgaaatttgatatgtggtcAAACCATATGATTCCTTTGATATAAGATCGTATTTGCCGGGTCACTCTCTCACATGGCAGTAAATAGGTGTCATGAGAACTAGGGGAAGGACCCCTTTTTATGCACCACCGTGTACATGCACAATGGTGCTTTTCAATCATTGGATAGGGATGGGATGGCAGAAGTGTAATAATGCCATCCCTATCCAACGTTTGAAGGCATAACCGTGTACATACACGGTCTTGCATAGAAACTTTTGCCTAAATTTAAAGATGATTGCTATTAATTTTTGGGgtaagagaatgctacctggtcacgTGGCCCTTGCGCtagatttctgcctttccatgggagAAGGGCAATCATTTTGTACCCacttgtgtctaggcatagagGCCATGAGACCATGTactgttctttttcccttattttactAGGAAAAAAGCTGGCATGTTGCCAAGGTGCTCAACATGTGTCATCTTTTCTCCTCCCCCATTGGAAAAGAATCCATTGCCCTTCTGTATCCAGCTCTGTAATTGGTGTATGCCGCTAACTTACCCAAAGCTGGCGGTATGCCCAACTCTctacctttttgttttttgtggggaATAGGAAAAGGTGGGACTAGTGGTTCACGTTGGGGCAGAAAACATATTCACCCAAATTGTCTAGTCTTGGGGCTGTGATTTCCAGCCCATGAATCGGCAAGGGTTGAAAATCCTTGcccaaggttgggcttgggtGAGTTAAGGTTGAGGCATCGAGCTTGGCTGGGCCTGGCCTAAGCCTGATTTACATACAATTGTGATGGATAATATCCATAAATATATAGTGGGAGAGGGTTCTGAGTAAGTGCTATAGGGGAACACACCAATGATATCTGATGGAACGATTTCATACATAGGAGGGCAACAAGGTTATTTCATATgaggagtagagagagagagagagagggtgctagCATACCATTCCCTGATGGCTCagaaaaccttttcccatatatagGGAGGGGGATCGTTGCCAGACAGTGTGGCCTCTGCACCAGTGCAAGGACCAATAAGAGTGCACACAAGGGCATCCAATGAGgttgggatttttcatttcacctTCCTATGCCTGCGAGTAGTATACAACCTAGctgctttcttcttcccttctagcaaacaaaaaaaaaaaaaaaaaggcaactttcttcttccccattcATATTTATTCTAGATTAAAGCATCCACTTTACCCACACAATAAATGTATATAAAGCATTCATGTACCACAATAAATAGGTTGGTAGACTATTTCAATGTTTCTGTCTTCTCTCCATCCCAATTTAATGAATGCATCATCAAATAGGAATCTCTGATCAAACGGCAATGAGAGTACACTAATGAGATGCGGCAGAATAGTATCTTACATTAGAAAGTAGTGAGATCATTTaatatgagagagatagagacagaGATGCTAGCATACCTTACTCCAGTGGCTCAAAGAACATTTTTCTATTCGTTGTCGATTCTTGGGCTAACGTCCAATTGAGCTGGACTGCTCTTGGACGTGCTGGGTTAGAGTTGAGATTTCCCAACTCGAGGTTGGAGTAGGCTTGGCTTGAGCAGGGTAGAGGTGACATTGGGTCGGCCTTAGGTTTTCAAGAAACGGCCGAGATGTGAGACTATGGTTTTAAATCAAGGTATCGATTTGGATACGTATTGGTTAAATTGGTCCGTATCATTCCAATACTAGATCAAAAAATCACTTTTTGATCAGATCAGTCAATctgtatcaatatcgtatcagTATCAAGTATGTTGGACACTAATACGAATCAGCCAATACGCCGGTATGATACGGAGATTAATTCAATGGGTGGGGGAGTGTGGGACACCGTGCCAGAACCCATCTTTGTGCACCTTATCCGTCCACGGAAACGACCAAAATCTGAGTGGCTATATCTGAGTTGGCCTTATCCGTTGGGCAAAGACTTGGGAAGAGCGGCTGATCAGCCCCTCTCAAGGCATTAGCTCAACTCATTCTTTGCTACTGCGTCGTCGTCTACTCCTCCCAATTGGACTGATACTTTTTTTTGTCCTTGTCTCTCTTGCAGTTTCAGTGTTCTTAATTTGCCTGTTCTTGTTGAACACGGAAAGGAAATCTCTGAGAGCCaaacagagaaggaaaagagaatggCCTCTACTATGCCCCATCTACCACTGCAGGTAATTTCTTCTCAGGCTTCGTTGCGGCAGCCAAAGAAGGTGGTTGTAGATCGGAACTGGCTGTGCGGATTCATGGTACCACCGAAAGCTGCTGGTTTAGTACACACAGGGGGAAAGGGCATGGGAAGAATGGGAGGAAGCAAGGAAACGCAAAGACGTTCTTCACGTTCGACGGTGGTGTGTGCGGTGGGAGAAGTATCAGCCGATGGAAATGCGTACCTGATAGCTGGAGCCGTGGCAGTGGCGCTGCTTGGAACCGCTTTCCCCATCTTATTCTCTCGCAAGGACCTGTAAGTATTCTTTATTTCTCACAGTCCACGCAGTTAACCCATGAATTGTTTGTTTTAATGCTTCTGTGATGTAAATTgtttaattatgaaattgaatCTACAGGTGCCCAGAATGCGATGGTGCGGGTTTTGTGAGGAAATCGGGAGTAGCACTACGAGCCAATGCAGCAAGAAAGGATCAAACTCAGATCGTCTGCGCCCGATGCGATGGACTTGGGAAGTTGGGTCAGATTGACAAGTAGATCACTTTCATCCCCTTCCCTCCACCGctgaaatcagatttttatatCTATTTCAAGAGAAATACCATACTTAAATGGGattgaacatatttcaaaatgtACCAAGTAtaaattattgtttttaattGTCATATGTTTACTGGATGTATTTTTAGAAATTGTTTAATGTTAATGTTGCTATATTTTTCTGGGACAGGTTCCCCACATATACTGAGTGTGGGAGAAATCTCTACTACACATCAATGATAGTGCTGAGAACGGTATCATCTATGTACGACCCACAAGGATCAGAATTAGTGTCATTCCACATctcattatgtgagagggtgCGGATCTTTTCCCCCTCTAATTTCCTTTCCAGCCCAGTTCCTTAGTGTCTCTATTAAAGAGGGTGGGGGGATGTGCAATAATCATGCCTGAACTCTCTGGAGAACTGGGCCGGACAGGAAACTAGTGGAGATAATTTTACGAGAGGATGCATCGACAGGCCCTAAAAATATGTTCGAAACTGAACCAACTGTTTAACAAGAGTCAGGTTTGGTGCATCGACAGGCCCTAAGAATATGTTCGAAACTGAACCAACTGTTTAACAAGAGTCAggttttaccctttttttactACAGTGGCTGATTTGGAAGGACCCACGAAATTAactttccaaaatatttttttttttttttttttgggtttaacaTTCCAAAAACCCGTTTAAATAGATATATGGATGTGGATGGAAGGAGTTTCCGTTTTTTTATGGAGACTCCACATGGGGAGTTCGGTAAAATTGACAAGTGTTTATCACCGCCTTAATTAATGGTAGTCGATCATGTGTAGTCCTTATGAATCAGGAATTgtcaaaggaaaaggaatgtAAGTATTGTTCTGAAGAAGAAAACGAGGAGAAACAAAgacgaagaaagaagaaatagaaagtttATAGGTTTCTAAGTTTTGTCTCTCTTTTCTTGATAGGTGAGGATTTTTTCGGTTTCTGTTTCCGTTCATGGAGGAAATTCCCATCTTTTCTGTGTCCTTCCATATTTAAATAAAACTCTGGTTTACATCATTGTTACTTAATTGAGTTAGAGAGAGttcgagaaagagagagagagagagaggatgaagGCGGATGATGACTTTGGACCGGACCGGGGGATGGAGTTCCAGACAGATGATGAGGAGAACCGAGCAGAGACAGTGGAAGACAGCGAAGACGATTATGAATCTGAGTATACCTTTTCTGAGCGGAACCCTTCTGAGTACAGCAATCCGTCTTACCACCAGATGCCCTGGCCTCAAAGCTACCGGTACCGCCCCCACCCCTTTCTGTCTCTCATTCTCAATGTAGTTAG
This window encodes:
- the LOC122650218 gene encoding uncharacterized protein LOC122650218; the encoded protein is MASTMPHLPLQVISSQASLRQPKKVVVDRNWLCGFMVPPKAAGLVHTGGKGMGRMGGSKETQRRSSRSTVVCAVGEVSADGNAYLIAGAVAVALLGTAFPILFSRKDLCPECDGAGFVRKSGVALRANAARKDQTQIVCARCDGLGKLGQIDK